In Ostrinia nubilalis chromosome 10, ilOstNubi1.1, whole genome shotgun sequence, a single genomic region encodes these proteins:
- the LOC135075610 gene encoding uncharacterized protein LOC135075610 isoform X2 produces the protein MPQKICCVSSCKSSLQNGAILHSFPNPLKELEKFRTWVKNAGIDGEDDKHIFANRRICHLHFNKIYHYPKNRLSKLAIPTLHLPDVPSSYTAEPMDVCEQQPPTYKEIYCGPNTSAPQPTSKRPQPMTMDDQQPSTSTMTYTGVTRSAPQPTSKRPQPMTMDDQQPSTSTMIYTGVTRSAPQPTSKRPPPMTMDDQQAASKQPSTRTHSGVIRSHMFKNQFEQDLYKAVAKTQAELRRCKKAKAGLIQKLQIAKKLTRSKAYQYVTKDLSPAAKTFFDMQIRQSTKHPKGHRFTLDEKILALSLYKPSPKAYRLLSQICVLPKKTTLNKLMTKTYLMPGINDIIFNNLKKRVEKMPSKHRYCSIIFDEMAIAAHVAFDKHTDKIKGFEDDGFERERKFADHVLVFMVRGVFKKFKQPVAYSFCTGSTKTEKLKRQLKTVIENVLATGLKVISTTCDQGSTNMAAINSLINDTKGHYIRQNQEFKGGFFEINEHKIYPLYDPPHLLKGIRINLITKNLEFTLNGKKRTAKWAHLEALYKKGPSYKGMRLIPKLTARHVIPNLIPKMKVKYCTELFSKTVSVAMGFTAGKHLFVLAFYASHHSHEYYNL, from the exons ATGCCTCAGAAGATCTGCTGTGTTTCTTCATGCAAATCATCACTTCAAAAtg GTGCCATTCTTCATAGCTTTCCGAATCCATTGAAAGAGTTGGAAAAGTTTCGCACATGGGTGAAAAATGCTGGTATTGATGGAGAGGATGACAAACATATATTTGCCAACAGAAGAATTTGccatcttcattttaataaaatatatcattACCCGAAAAACAGATTGAGCAAACTGGCAATTCCAACACTGCATCTTCCAG aTGTCCCATCCAGTTACACAGCAGAGCCTATGGACGTGTGTGAGCAGCAGCCACCCACATATAAAGAGATCTATTGTGGTcctaatacta gtgCACCACAACCAACTTCTAAAAGGCCTCAGCCCATGACAATGGATGACCAGCAGCCAAGCACGAGCACTATGACTTACACTGGTGTTACTAgaa GTGCACCACAACCAACTTCTAAAAGGCCTCAGCCCATGACAATGGATGACCAGCAGCCAAGCACAAGCACTATGATTTACACTGGTGTTACTAgaa gtgcaccacaaccaacttctaaaaggcctccgcccatgacaatggatgaccagcaagcagcaagcaagcagccaAGCACAAGGACTCACAGTGGTGTTATTAGAA gcCATATGTTCAAGAACCAATTTGAACAAGATCTATATAAAGCAGTCGCCAAAACACAAGCGGAACTCAGacgatgcaaaaaagcaaaagcgggattaatacaaaagttacaaaTAGCCAAGAAATTGACCCGTTCCAAAGCTTATCAATATGTTACAAAAGACTTGTCACCAGcagcaaaaacattttttgatatGCAAATAAGACAATCTACAAAACACCCCAAAGGACATCGTTTCACATTAGATGAAAAGATATTGGCATTATCATTATATAAACCTAGTCCAAAGGCATATCGCTTGCTGAGCCAAATATGTGTTCTGCCGAAAAAAACTACCTTGAACAAATTAATGACGAAAACATATTTAATGCCTGGGATAAATGATATtatctttaataatttaaagaaaaggGTAGAAAAAATGCCTAGTAAGCATAGATATTGCTCTATAATATTTGACGAAATGGCCATTGCTGCCCATGTTGCATTTGATAAACATACCgataaaataaaaggttttgAGGACGACGGATTCGAACGCGAAAGAAAATTTGCTGATCACGTGTTGGTATTTATGGTCAGAGGAGTAttcaaaaaatttaagcagCCTGTCGCTTATAGCTTTTGTACTGGATCCACAAAAACGGAGAAGCTCAAAAGGCAATTAAAAACAGTAATTGAAAACGTTTTAGCAACCGGACTCAAAGTCATTTCGACAACGTGCGACCAGGGATCCACTAATATGGCTGCCATAAATTCACTAATAAATGACACCAAAGGTCATTATATAAGGCAGAATCAAGAATTTAAAGGGGGGTTTTTTGAAATCAACGAACACAAAATTTACCCACTATACGACCCCCCTCATCTTTTAAAAGGAATAAGAATAAATCTGATTACAAAAAATTTGGAATTTACTCTGAATGGGAAAAAGCGCACGGCAAAATGGGCCCATTTAGAAGCTCTATACAAAAAGGGCCCAAGCTATAAAGGCATGCGCTTAATTCCTAAACTTACCGCGCGCCATGTAATTCCTAATTTAATACCTAAAATGAAGGTTAAATACTGCACGGAACTTTTTAGTAAAACTGTCAGCGTTGCCATGGGATTTACAGCaggtaaacatttatttgtacttgccTTTTATGCCAGTCATCATAGTCacgaatattataatttataa